The following coding sequences lie in one Changpingibacter yushuensis genomic window:
- a CDS encoding deoxyguanosinetriphosphate triphosphohydrolase → MADRYSAQDRERWVREPAKNPSRTEFERDRARVLHSSALRRLGAKTQVLGPESDDFVRTRLTHSLEVAQIGRSLGKNFGCDPDIVETACLCHDLGHPPFGHNGEAALNEVAESVGGFEGNAQTLRLLTRLEPKRLTPDGEPAGLNLTRATLDATIKYPWLNREGPPLSDGSATPKFNVYSDDEAVFRWIHGEHGHAKCIEAQIMDLADDIAYSVHDVEDGVVRGFVKPEALRDSIQQQRIIAATQDWYAMPDAGRLEAALDRLLGEELWPGGFTGSYRDLAAMKDLTSDLIGRFVSAVCEATYREYGEDPLVRYEGNVVIPDDICDEITVLKGIAVEYVMLPREYEPLYYEQRTLLFDLVDAIAANPHHLEPHFYDMWKREDSDARLRVVVDQVASLTDQSARQWHARLCGMLRN, encoded by the coding sequence GTGGCAGACAGGTATAGTGCGCAAGATCGGGAACGATGGGTTCGTGAACCCGCGAAGAACCCTAGTCGAACAGAGTTTGAACGCGACCGCGCCCGCGTTCTGCACTCCTCGGCCCTGCGGCGGCTTGGGGCAAAAACGCAGGTACTGGGCCCGGAATCCGATGATTTCGTTCGCACCCGCCTCACTCATTCTCTTGAAGTCGCACAAATCGGGCGATCACTGGGAAAGAACTTCGGGTGCGATCCAGACATTGTGGAAACCGCTTGTTTGTGCCACGATTTGGGGCATCCACCATTTGGACATAACGGGGAAGCGGCGCTTAATGAAGTTGCTGAGTCCGTGGGTGGCTTCGAAGGCAATGCGCAGACGCTTCGGCTTCTCACACGGCTCGAACCCAAGCGATTGACTCCGGATGGCGAACCGGCCGGGCTCAACCTCACACGCGCCACCTTGGATGCCACGATCAAGTACCCCTGGCTAAACAGGGAAGGGCCGCCGCTCTCGGATGGTTCGGCAACGCCCAAGTTCAATGTCTATTCCGACGACGAAGCCGTGTTCCGGTGGATACACGGCGAACATGGCCATGCAAAGTGTATAGAGGCCCAGATTATGGATCTGGCGGATGACATCGCGTATTCGGTCCATGACGTCGAGGATGGAGTAGTGCGCGGTTTTGTGAAGCCGGAGGCTCTGCGCGATTCCATCCAGCAACAACGCATCATAGCCGCCACTCAGGACTGGTACGCAATGCCAGATGCCGGGCGCCTGGAGGCCGCACTTGATCGCCTGCTCGGCGAGGAACTGTGGCCCGGCGGTTTCACTGGATCGTACCGAGATTTGGCCGCTATGAAGGATCTGACCAGCGATCTCATCGGCAGATTCGTTTCTGCTGTGTGTGAGGCCACCTACCGTGAGTATGGCGAGGATCCTTTGGTCAGGTATGAGGGTAACGTGGTGATCCCGGACGATATCTGCGACGAGATCACGGTACTCAAGGGCATCGCCGTTGAGTACGTCATGCTGCCACGCGAGTATGAACCCCTCTACTACGAGCAGCGGACACTCCTTTTCGACCTCGTGGATGCAATCGCAGCCAATCCCCACCATCTCGAACCTCACTTCTACGACATGTGGAAGCGCGAGGATTCTGATGCCCGGCTTCGGGTAGTTGTTGATCAGGTGGCTTCTCTCACTGACCAGTCAGCGCGTCAGTGGCATGCCAGATTGTGCGGGATGCTAAGGAACTGA
- a CDS encoding glycine--tRNA ligase has product MAKSAPSRLDNVISLAKRRGFVYPCGEIYGGTRSAWDYGPLGVELKENIKRQWWRYMITSRDDVVGLDSSIILPKEVWVASGHVGVFTDPLTECLSCHKRFRVDQMQEEYAQRKGLEDPDAVELTELPCPNCGTRGQWTEPRDFNMMLKTYLGPVEDESGLHYLRPETAQGIFINFQNVATSARKKPPFGIGQIGKSFRNEITPGNFIFRTREFEQMEMEFFVEPGTDEDWHEYWINQRRDWYTDLGISEENLRFYEHPQEKLSHYSKRTVDIEYKFGFQASDWGELEGIANRTDFDLSTHSKHSGKDLSFFDQASGERWVPYVIEPAAGLTRSLMAFLCEAYVEDEAPNTKGGVDKRVVLKLDPRLSPVKAAVLPLSRSEKLSPVARELASKLRKYWNVDFDDAGAVGRRYRRQDEIGTPYCITVDFDSLEDNAVTVRDRDTMEQIRIPIDEVQGFLAGKLIGC; this is encoded by the coding sequence ATGGCCAAGTCGGCCCCCTCGCGCCTCGACAACGTTATCTCCCTCGCCAAACGCCGTGGCTTTGTGTATCCATGCGGCGAAATCTATGGCGGCACGCGCTCAGCTTGGGACTATGGCCCACTGGGTGTGGAGCTTAAGGAGAACATCAAGCGCCAATGGTGGCGCTACATGATTACTTCCCGTGACGACGTCGTGGGCTTGGATTCATCCATCATCCTTCCCAAGGAAGTGTGGGTGGCCTCCGGTCACGTCGGTGTGTTCACGGATCCGCTCACAGAATGCCTTTCCTGCCACAAGCGCTTCCGCGTGGACCAGATGCAAGAGGAGTATGCGCAACGCAAGGGGCTAGAGGACCCTGACGCAGTTGAGCTCACTGAGCTGCCATGTCCTAACTGCGGCACTCGCGGCCAGTGGACCGAACCACGCGACTTCAACATGATGCTCAAGACCTACCTTGGGCCCGTGGAAGATGAATCCGGATTGCACTACCTGCGGCCGGAAACGGCTCAGGGTATCTTCATCAACTTCCAGAATGTGGCGACCTCGGCACGCAAGAAGCCGCCGTTTGGCATTGGCCAGATCGGTAAGTCTTTCCGCAACGAGATCACCCCAGGAAACTTCATTTTCCGCACTCGTGAGTTCGAGCAGATGGAAATGGAGTTCTTCGTGGAGCCCGGCACGGATGAGGACTGGCACGAATACTGGATCAATCAACGCCGCGATTGGTACACAGACCTCGGCATTAGTGAGGAGAACCTTCGCTTCTACGAGCATCCACAGGAGAAGCTCTCCCACTACTCCAAGCGCACTGTTGACATCGAGTACAAGTTCGGATTCCAAGCTTCGGATTGGGGTGAGCTGGAAGGTATTGCCAATCGTACCGATTTTGACCTTTCGACCCATTCGAAGCATTCGGGCAAGGATCTCTCTTTCTTCGATCAGGCCAGCGGCGAACGCTGGGTGCCCTACGTCATCGAGCCTGCAGCCGGCCTAACTCGTTCCCTCATGGCTTTCCTGTGTGAGGCATACGTGGAAGACGAAGCTCCCAACACGAAGGGTGGGGTGGACAAGCGTGTTGTGCTCAAGCTCGATCCGCGTCTCTCCCCGGTCAAGGCGGCAGTGCTGCCACTCTCGCGTTCTGAGAAGCTATCGCCCGTTGCGCGAGAACTCGCGAGCAAGTTGCGTAAGTACTGGAACGTTGATTTCGACGACGCCGGAGCCGTTGGCCGCCGGTACCGCCGCCAGGATGAGATCGGCACGCCATACTGCATCACGGTGGACTTCGATTCTTTGGAGGACAACGCGGTAACCGTGCGTGATCGCGACACAATGGAGCAGATCCGTATTCCAATCGATGAGGTGCAAGGATTCTTGGCGGGCAAGTTGATTGGCTGCTAA
- a CDS encoding metal ABC transporter substrate-binding protein encodes MKKTHIAFAASAVITLGLSGCSSLASTPDNSSDGKLQVSASFYPIAWLTEQIGGDAVDVTLITPGNVEPHDFELSPKDIAKLEDADTIIYVPDFQPSLDDAVALISGPTILDLTSTVDLVPLSEDTDGNHSVASEEESSDGHSTTDPHFWLDPHRMEAAAGAIEKQLATSDPENVDLFAANLSAVQTSLSDLDDSLAAGLQTCERRTIVASHSAFGYFADRYDLEQVSISGIDPESEPSPANLAAMKKVIESTGSTTVFTEELVSSKTADALATETGATTKVLNTLEAQPEDGDYVSAMTDNLSALRTALDCQ; translated from the coding sequence ATGAAGAAGACACACATCGCTTTCGCAGCAAGTGCGGTAATCACACTGGGCCTATCCGGATGCTCCAGTTTGGCCAGCACGCCTGACAACTCGTCAGACGGCAAGCTTCAGGTTTCTGCATCCTTCTACCCCATCGCATGGCTTACCGAGCAGATTGGCGGCGATGCGGTTGACGTCACCCTCATAACTCCCGGGAACGTGGAACCCCACGATTTCGAGCTCTCACCCAAAGATATTGCGAAGCTCGAAGACGCCGATACCATCATTTACGTGCCGGATTTCCAGCCGTCTCTCGACGACGCCGTCGCCCTCATTTCTGGCCCGACTATCCTCGATCTCACCTCCACGGTTGACCTTGTGCCACTGAGCGAGGATACCGACGGTAATCACTCAGTAGCTTCCGAAGAAGAGTCTTCCGATGGTCACAGCACCACAGATCCTCACTTCTGGCTGGATCCGCATCGAATGGAAGCGGCTGCCGGCGCAATCGAGAAGCAGTTGGCCACTTCAGATCCCGAAAACGTGGATCTGTTCGCCGCAAACCTCTCTGCCGTCCAGACTTCCCTTTCTGACCTAGATGACTCCCTCGCAGCCGGCCTCCAGACCTGCGAGCGGCGCACGATTGTGGCAAGCCACTCTGCATTCGGCTATTTCGCCGATAGATACGACCTCGAGCAAGTATCAATTTCGGGAATCGATCCAGAGTCCGAGCCGAGCCCCGCAAACCTTGCTGCAATGAAGAAGGTCATCGAGTCCACCGGATCAACCACCGTTTTCACTGAAGAGCTCGTGTCATCGAAAACCGCCGATGCTCTTGCAACTGAAACCGGTGCCACCACCAAAGTCCTCAACACTCTGGAGGCACAGCCAGAAGATGGGGACTACGTCAGTGCAATGACCGACAATCTCTCCGCACTTCGCACTGCACTCGACTGCCAGTAG
- a CDS encoding metal ABC transporter ATP-binding protein: protein MARETSIAPIVARDVSVVLGNSRILHGITFSVSAGESVALLGPNGSGKSTLVRAMLGVVPLASGSIELFGQDISIRHKVSWDEIGYVPQRVSAGSGVPATALEVVKAGLLGPGKRLWADRGRKAREAALAALDAVGLADRANDHVQVFSGGQAQRVLIARALVRQPDLLFLDEPLAGIDRESRETLAELLANLQSQSLTLVTVLHEMGELESLMTRAIELRDGHIRRDGAPPRPDPGHDDLEHDHVHPHESPAPTSHHAPILRTEMP, encoded by the coding sequence ATGGCCAGAGAAACATCCATCGCTCCAATCGTTGCGCGTGATGTGTCAGTGGTTCTCGGCAACAGCCGGATCCTTCATGGCATCACCTTTTCGGTTTCTGCTGGCGAATCCGTCGCCCTACTTGGCCCCAACGGTTCAGGCAAGTCAACTCTGGTTCGCGCAATGCTCGGGGTGGTGCCGCTCGCCTCCGGATCCATCGAACTGTTCGGACAAGATATCTCCATCAGGCACAAAGTGAGCTGGGATGAGATTGGGTATGTGCCGCAACGCGTCAGCGCTGGATCTGGAGTTCCAGCCACCGCGCTCGAGGTGGTGAAAGCTGGATTGCTTGGCCCTGGCAAGCGTTTGTGGGCAGACCGCGGCCGGAAGGCGCGCGAAGCTGCTTTGGCTGCGCTTGATGCCGTCGGCTTGGCAGATCGCGCGAATGACCACGTTCAGGTTTTCTCCGGTGGTCAGGCCCAACGCGTACTCATTGCGCGGGCACTGGTGCGCCAACCTGATCTCCTCTTCCTAGATGAACCCTTAGCAGGAATCGACCGGGAGTCACGCGAGACCTTGGCCGAACTCCTTGCCAATTTGCAGTCACAGAGCTTGACTCTGGTTACCGTGCTCCACGAAATGGGAGAACTCGAATCTCTCATGACTCGCGCAATCGAACTCCGCGATGGTCATATTCGCCGCGATGGAGCCCCGCCACGCCCCGATCCGGGACATGACGATCTTGAGCATGATCACGTGCATCCCCACGAATCTCCAGCCCCTACTTCCCACCACGCTCCCATCCTTCGAACGGAGATGCCGTGA
- a CDS encoding zinc-binding dehydrogenase: MTETMRAERLNLETKEVTVEDVPIPEPGPGEVLIKVEYCGICHSDISLINGTLPSSLPVVTQGHEASGTIAGIGAGVSGWDLGDRVIPSAGRPCMKCRNCRRGAYTDCLHMQVMAFNYDGAWAEYCISPAAGLTRIPDNVDFKEAAILADAVATPYGAVVRTAKVRPGEAVGVWGLGGVGTHIVQIARITGAVPIIAVDVDDEVLRRAMKSGADYAFNSKDPDLVEKIHSATGGRDLNVAFDAVGISATFSKAIECLGVGGRLVSVGMSAEKLSVGHGAQFSMKRLTASGHFGYKSEDIATLADLLSFERLDLSRSISGVISLENIKEGIRQLDEHEGSPIRILVRP; the protein is encoded by the coding sequence ATGACCGAAACCATGCGCGCCGAGCGCCTGAACTTGGAAACCAAGGAAGTCACAGTCGAAGATGTGCCAATTCCGGAACCAGGACCGGGCGAGGTGCTCATCAAGGTTGAGTATTGCGGTATCTGCCACTCGGATATCTCGCTCATCAATGGAACTCTGCCCAGCTCGCTTCCCGTCGTGACGCAAGGCCACGAAGCCTCGGGAACCATCGCTGGAATCGGAGCTGGCGTCAGCGGTTGGGATCTGGGAGACCGCGTCATTCCTTCGGCCGGCAGACCATGCATGAAGTGCCGCAACTGCCGCCGCGGCGCCTACACAGATTGCCTGCACATGCAGGTCATGGCATTCAACTATGACGGCGCTTGGGCTGAGTACTGCATCTCTCCGGCCGCTGGCCTCACCCGAATTCCCGATAACGTTGACTTCAAAGAGGCTGCCATTTTGGCCGACGCCGTCGCCACACCGTACGGCGCTGTTGTTCGCACGGCAAAGGTTCGTCCAGGTGAGGCAGTTGGAGTCTGGGGTCTGGGTGGCGTTGGAACGCACATTGTGCAGATTGCTCGGATTACCGGAGCCGTACCGATCATCGCTGTGGACGTGGATGACGAAGTGTTGCGCCGGGCTATGAAGTCTGGTGCTGACTATGCTTTCAACTCGAAGGATCCAGATCTGGTTGAGAAGATCCATTCGGCAACGGGTGGGCGTGACCTCAATGTCGCTTTCGATGCGGTGGGTATCTCGGCGACCTTCTCCAAGGCCATTGAGTGCTTGGGTGTTGGCGGGCGTCTGGTCTCTGTTGGCATGTCAGCTGAGAAGCTCTCGGTTGGCCACGGCGCACAGTTCAGTATGAAGAGGCTGACTGCCTCGGGTCACTTCGGGTACAAATCTGAGGATATTGCAACGCTGGCCGATCTCTTGAGCTTCGAACGTCTTGACCTGAGCCGTTCGATCTCAGGGGTGATCTCATTGGAGAACATCAAGGAAGGCATTCGCCAGCTCGATGAACATGAAGGCAGCCCCATCAGGATCTTGGTGCGGCCGTAG
- a CDS encoding thiamine-binding protein — MLFAFSIAPSTTSDPDGSMSDIVARAVEVIQASGLPQETTSMFTTVEGEWDDVMPVIKAACEAVAEVSPRVSLVLKADLRPGRSGEITGKVERLNAAMKRDADA, encoded by the coding sequence ATGTTGTTTGCCTTCTCTATTGCACCATCAACTACGTCCGATCCTGACGGCTCCATGAGCGATATCGTTGCGCGCGCCGTCGAAGTCATCCAAGCCTCCGGCCTCCCCCAGGAGACCACATCGATGTTCACCACCGTTGAAGGTGAATGGGATGACGTCATGCCGGTTATCAAAGCCGCATGCGAGGCCGTGGCAGAGGTGTCTCCCCGGGTCTCGCTCGTGCTGAAGGCCGATCTGCGCCCGGGGCGCTCTGGCGAGATCACAGGCAAGGTGGAGCGCCTGAACGCCGCAATGAAGCGCGACGCCGACGCCTGA
- the dusB gene encoding tRNA dihydrouridine synthase DusB, whose product MAGVANTGTMTGQAVQLGALRLGTPVMLAPMAGVTNPPFRQLCREQGEAGMRAAGCDVDAPMREAGHIPGTYAPAGLWVCEMVTTRALVERNAETMNMIKPDLGDPVRSIQLYGVEPATTAEAVRILVAENRADHIDLNFGCPAPKVTRKGGGSALPWKLDLFRELVTAAVAASRAASVDRDFEVPISAKIRIGIDEDHLTFSDAAHIAEDAGIVGLTLHARTTAQHYAGHAHWDAINELVQATALPVLGNGDVFGVDDAQNLMEQTGAKGVAVGRGCQGRPWVFHDLAAYLHGSAARALPTLAEVAQTLVRHAELSIEHFNNDEHRALRELRKHMAWYLRGFAVGGEARNELALVSTLDELKDRLGNLDLDQPFPSAAEGPRGRAGSPKRPHLPDGWLDSRVLSAEQQAKIALAEIGVSGG is encoded by the coding sequence ATGGCCGGGGTAGCAAACACAGGAACCATGACGGGCCAAGCAGTTCAGCTTGGTGCGTTACGGTTGGGCACGCCCGTCATGCTGGCACCCATGGCTGGAGTCACGAATCCTCCATTCCGCCAGTTGTGCCGGGAGCAAGGCGAAGCCGGCATGCGCGCGGCAGGATGCGATGTTGACGCGCCCATGCGCGAGGCTGGGCACATTCCCGGGACCTACGCGCCTGCGGGCTTGTGGGTGTGTGAGATGGTAACAACTCGGGCGCTTGTGGAGCGCAACGCTGAAACGATGAACATGATCAAACCGGATCTAGGCGATCCGGTCCGTTCGATTCAGCTGTATGGTGTGGAACCGGCCACCACAGCCGAAGCTGTGCGGATACTTGTGGCGGAGAATCGTGCGGACCACATTGATCTCAACTTTGGCTGCCCGGCCCCGAAAGTCACGCGTAAGGGCGGCGGTTCAGCCCTTCCGTGGAAACTCGACCTTTTCCGTGAGCTCGTGACGGCCGCGGTTGCGGCTTCGCGTGCTGCCAGCGTGGATCGCGACTTCGAAGTGCCCATCAGTGCCAAGATCAGGATTGGCATCGACGAGGATCACCTGACGTTCTCCGATGCGGCACACATTGCCGAAGATGCAGGAATCGTGGGACTCACTCTCCACGCCCGCACGACGGCGCAACACTACGCGGGTCATGCCCACTGGGATGCCATCAACGAACTTGTGCAGGCAACCGCCCTCCCTGTGCTGGGCAATGGTGACGTGTTTGGGGTGGATGACGCACAGAACCTCATGGAGCAGACGGGAGCCAAGGGAGTGGCCGTTGGGAGGGGATGCCAAGGCCGCCCATGGGTCTTCCACGATCTAGCCGCCTATCTTCACGGTTCCGCGGCCCGCGCGCTACCTACGTTGGCGGAGGTGGCGCAGACTCTTGTTCGTCACGCTGAGCTCTCCATCGAGCACTTCAACAACGATGAACACCGCGCTCTTCGCGAGCTGCGCAAGCATATGGCGTGGTATCTTCGTGGATTTGCAGTCGGCGGCGAAGCCCGGAACGAACTCGCATTGGTCTCAACCCTTGACGAATTGAAGGACCGCTTGGGAAACCTTGATCTCGATCAGCCTTTCCCTTCTGCTGCAGAAGGGCCTCGAGGCCGGGCAGGGAGCCCAAAACGTCCCCACCTTCCAGACGGATGGTTGGACTCGCGTGTTCTGAGTGCAGAGCAACAAGCGAAAATCGCGTTAGCCGAAATCGGAGTCTCGGGCGGCTAA
- a CDS encoding Fur family transcriptional regulator, which translates to MPSARMTAQRAAITQMISDQKGFVSAQQLHEQMMVAGQKIGLATVYRTLQSMSDDGELDVLRLDVETLYRRCQTSSHHHHLVCRTCGRTVEVSGAGVEEWARSVAASAGFSEVEHTLELSGLCAQCSIRAAKT; encoded by the coding sequence ATGCCCAGCGCACGCATGACGGCCCAGCGCGCGGCGATCACTCAGATGATCTCGGACCAAAAAGGGTTCGTTAGCGCACAACAACTTCACGAACAGATGATGGTGGCAGGCCAGAAGATTGGGTTAGCGACCGTATACCGAACGCTTCAGTCCATGTCCGACGACGGCGAACTGGACGTACTGCGCCTCGACGTCGAAACCCTGTATAGGCGGTGCCAAACGAGTTCGCACCACCACCATCTGGTCTGCCGCACCTGCGGACGCACGGTTGAGGTCTCCGGTGCAGGAGTTGAGGAATGGGCACGCTCAGTTGCGGCTTCGGCAGGGTTTTCTGAAGTGGAACATACGCTCGAGCTCTCAGGGCTGTGCGCCCAGTGCTCAATCCGCGCTGCCAAGACGTGA
- a CDS encoding metal ABC transporter permease, protein MLASPLMQRALVVALLVGFAAPIVGTYLVQRGMALMGDGIGHVSLTGVALGWLAAGWFGISPNDALAIPGAILASLVGAILIEIVREHGRTGGDVALAMLFYGGIAGGVLLIRIAGGTTTNLTSYLFGSIATVSTADVWYTVILAVFIVLVGIGLRGALFALSHDEEFSRSTGLPVRLLNILVAVLAALTVSVSMRVVGVLLVSAIMIVPVAIAQLLSTSFVHTMRISQGIGAVVCVAGLVITYSVAASPGATIVVILIAIYAIVAFVRSIAGMRSRHATSRSQECPAHA, encoded by the coding sequence ATGCTTGCCTCCCCACTCATGCAGCGCGCCCTTGTAGTCGCGCTGCTTGTGGGCTTTGCGGCCCCGATTGTGGGCACGTATCTTGTCCAACGAGGTATGGCCTTGATGGGTGACGGTATTGGCCATGTTTCCCTTACAGGCGTCGCACTCGGTTGGTTGGCAGCAGGTTGGTTCGGTATCAGTCCCAATGATGCTCTGGCTATCCCTGGCGCTATCCTTGCGTCACTCGTGGGCGCGATTCTCATCGAAATAGTTCGCGAACACGGCCGAACTGGCGGCGACGTGGCACTTGCGATGTTGTTCTATGGGGGTATTGCTGGCGGCGTCCTGCTCATCCGCATTGCGGGCGGCACCACTACCAACTTAACCAGCTATCTCTTCGGCTCTATCGCAACGGTCTCAACTGCAGACGTTTGGTATACCGTCATTCTGGCGGTCTTCATCGTGCTCGTGGGTATCGGCCTGCGTGGTGCCCTCTTCGCACTGTCCCATGACGAGGAGTTCTCACGTTCCACCGGCCTGCCCGTTCGTTTGTTGAACATTCTTGTGGCAGTGCTTGCCGCCCTCACCGTATCGGTATCGATGCGGGTCGTGGGTGTGCTTCTGGTATCGGCAATCATGATTGTGCCCGTGGCCATCGCTCAGCTTCTTTCCACGTCGTTCGTCCACACGATGCGCATTTCTCAGGGGATCGGCGCAGTGGTGTGCGTGGCTGGACTGGTCATCACCTACTCCGTTGCCGCATCCCCGGGCGCTACAATCGTGGTCATCCTCATTGCCATCTATGCAATCGTGGCCTTCGTTCGTTCGATCGCCGGAATGCGTTCCCGCCACGCAACCTCAAGGAGTCAAGAATGCCCAGCGCACGCATGA
- the dnaG gene encoding DNA primase, whose amino-acid sequence MPGLIRREDIDEVRARIRIDDVVSGYVALRTAGMDSMKGLCPFHDEKTPSFHVRPNVGRWHCFGCGEGGDAISFIEKVEHISFVEAVELLARKANVQLHYEEDGRTGPRDQGGPSRARLIDAHRVAMEFYIKQLHTPDAQAARTMLAERGFDDAAIAHYQIGYSPDSWDSLLRELRNHGFSEREISVSGLATQGNRGMYDRFRGRVMWPIFSITGDPIGFGARRLKDDDNGPKYLNTPETPIYKKSQVLYGLNLAKKAISQERRVVVVEGYTDVMAAQLAGIECAVATCGTAFGTDHVKIVRRLIGDGADPAAGVMLSNGKSYGGEVVFTFDGDAAGQKAALRAFQEDQSFAAQTFVAVAENGMDPCEVRMTYGDEGVRQVVAARRPLFEFAIQSALAGLPLNTAEGRTAGLRAAAPMVASIRDRVLRGEYTRQLAGWLGMDEVTVRMAVKGAARHPQARRGNDSQFGGAGSQFGGAGSQFDGARQGSFGPAGAGGPAGMGAARGAVQGSEQQSSGSQGGAELPREPVLRPRNQLRDPIERVEREALEVYLQVPWYAADALMDQLPPQTFQVPIHASVHDAIRATGGTQSFTTRFDELREKGLTEEQARRDASSWYIERVLRNSDPIVARAVNQLVVEDLPENRQDRMRWYSWSIAMALIRQGITRQIADVRSELQRTPPADERYSALFARLIELENQRRACDEQIETPEA is encoded by the coding sequence ATGCCTGGCCTTATCAGGCGGGAGGACATCGACGAAGTCCGCGCCCGCATTCGGATCGACGACGTCGTCTCGGGATACGTTGCGCTCCGCACGGCCGGTATGGATTCCATGAAGGGCTTGTGCCCGTTTCATGATGAAAAGACTCCGTCATTTCACGTACGCCCAAACGTTGGCAGGTGGCACTGTTTCGGATGCGGTGAGGGTGGCGATGCTATCTCGTTCATCGAGAAGGTTGAGCACATCTCATTCGTTGAAGCTGTGGAGCTGTTGGCGCGCAAAGCTAACGTGCAGCTCCACTACGAGGAGGATGGCCGCACCGGGCCGCGCGATCAAGGCGGACCAAGCCGAGCTCGATTGATTGACGCACATCGTGTGGCAATGGAGTTCTATATCAAGCAACTCCACACCCCGGATGCGCAAGCTGCTCGCACAATGCTCGCTGAGCGCGGCTTTGACGATGCGGCGATCGCCCACTACCAGATCGGTTATTCGCCCGATTCGTGGGATTCGCTGCTCAGGGAGTTGCGCAACCACGGTTTCAGTGAACGCGAGATATCTGTTTCTGGCCTTGCGACCCAAGGTAACCGCGGTATGTATGACAGGTTCCGCGGCCGAGTCATGTGGCCGATCTTCTCCATTACTGGCGACCCGATCGGATTTGGCGCACGCCGCCTGAAGGATGACGATAATGGCCCGAAGTATCTCAATACTCCTGAGACCCCCATATACAAGAAGTCGCAGGTTCTCTATGGACTCAACCTCGCAAAGAAGGCAATATCGCAAGAACGCCGCGTCGTCGTCGTAGAAGGCTACACGGACGTCATGGCAGCGCAACTTGCCGGAATCGAGTGTGCGGTGGCCACGTGCGGTACGGCGTTTGGTACAGACCATGTCAAGATCGTTCGGCGCCTCATTGGTGATGGCGCAGATCCGGCCGCTGGCGTCATGCTTTCCAATGGGAAGTCCTACGGTGGCGAGGTCGTCTTCACCTTCGACGGCGACGCCGCGGGCCAGAAGGCCGCGTTGCGCGCATTCCAGGAGGATCAGTCATTCGCCGCGCAGACGTTTGTAGCCGTTGCTGAGAACGGTATGGATCCATGCGAAGTCCGAATGACGTACGGAGATGAGGGTGTGCGCCAGGTCGTGGCCGCACGCCGTCCTCTCTTCGAGTTCGCGATTCAGTCTGCGCTTGCGGGCCTGCCGCTCAACACTGCGGAAGGCCGTACCGCTGGGCTTCGAGCCGCGGCGCCTATGGTTGCCTCAATCCGCGACAGAGTGTTGCGTGGGGAATACACTCGCCAGCTGGCTGGATGGCTCGGCATGGACGAAGTGACTGTGCGCATGGCGGTTAAGGGCGCCGCGCGTCACCCACAGGCTCGGCGGGGGAACGATTCCCAGTTCGGCGGTGCTGGTTCTCAGTTCGGGGGTGCTGGTTCTCAGTTTGATGGCGCACGGCAGGGGAGCTTTGGACCGGCCGGTGCGGGTGGGCCAGCTGGCATGGGGGCGGCTCGTGGAGCGGTCCAAGGTAGCGAACAGCAATCATCGGGGAGCCAAGGCGGTGCAGAGCTTCCGCGCGAGCCTGTACTCAGACCGCGCAACCAGCTGCGTGATCCAATTGAGCGGGTAGAACGCGAGGCCCTGGAAGTGTACTTGCAGGTGCCGTGGTATGCAGCCGACGCGCTCATGGATCAGTTGCCACCCCAAACCTTCCAAGTGCCCATTCATGCGAGTGTCCATGATGCCATCCGTGCCACAGGTGGAACTCAATCCTTCACCACTCGATTTGATGAGCTCAGAGAAAAGGGTTTGACTGAGGAACAGGCTCGGCGCGACGCCAGTTCGTGGTATATAGAGAGAGTATTGCGCAACTCTGACCCTATCGTGGCGCGCGCTGTGAACCAGCTCGTGGTGGAAGATCTGCCAGAGAACCGGCAAGATCGAATGCGGTGGTACTCGTGGAGCATCGCCATGGCCCTTATTCGTCAGGGCATCACACGTCAGATTGCCGACGTTCGATCCGAACTCCAGCGCACCCCGCCAGCAGATGAACGTTATAGCGCGCTCTTCGCTCGGCTTATCGAGCTTGAGAACCAGCGGCGGGCCTGCGATGAGCAGATTGAGACACCTGAAGCGTGA